In a genomic window of Chryseobacterium sp. G0162:
- the cysD gene encoding sulfate adenylyltransferase subunit CysD: MSTYHLDYLDQLEAESIYILREVAGQFERPALLFSGGKDSIVLAHLASKAFRYGKIPFKFVHVDTGHNFPEVLNFRDELVNHLEVDLVVRKVEDTIKKKGLTEPKGKFPSRNWLQTFTLLDTIEEFEFDACIGGARRDEEKARAKERVFSVRDEFGQWDPKLQRPELWSIFNGKIHKGENVRVFPISNWTELDIWNYIRREKIELPSIYFSHDREVVDLNGQWIANSDHATLETDDVITVKKIRYRTVGDMTCTAAVESKATTIDAVIEEIVATRISERGETRIDDRVTEAAMEDRKKGGYF; encoded by the coding sequence TTTGAACGCCCGGCACTTTTGTTTAGCGGTGGAAAAGACAGTATTGTGCTGGCTCATTTAGCATCAAAAGCATTCCGCTACGGAAAAATACCTTTCAAGTTTGTTCATGTAGATACAGGACACAACTTTCCTGAGGTCTTGAACTTTAGAGATGAACTTGTTAATCACCTGGAAGTTGACTTGGTAGTTCGTAAAGTAGAAGATACCATCAAAAAGAAAGGGTTAACAGAGCCTAAAGGGAAATTCCCAAGCAGAAACTGGCTGCAAACCTTTACTTTACTCGATACTATCGAAGAATTTGAATTTGATGCCTGTATCGGAGGCGCCCGCAGAGACGAAGAAAAAGCCCGCGCCAAAGAAAGAGTCTTCTCTGTTCGTGATGAATTCGGACAGTGGGATCCAAAACTTCAACGTCCGGAATTATGGAGCATCTTCAACGGAAAAATCCATAAAGGAGAAAATGTAAGAGTATTTCCGATCAGCAACTGGACAGAACTTGACATCTGGAACTATATCCGAAGAGAAAAAATTGAACTTCCATCCATTTACTTCTCACATGACAGAGAAGTGGTAGATCTCAACGGGCAATGGATTGCTAATTCTGACCACGCAACCCTGGAAACAGATGATGTAATTACTGTAAAAAAGATAAGATACCGCACCGTAGGAGATATGACCTGCACTGCAGCAGTAGAATCTAAAGCAACAACCATTGATGCTGTGATTGAAGAAATTGTAGCCACAAGAATCTCTGAACGCGGCGAAACCAGAATTGATGACCGTGTCACAGAAGCGGCAATGGAAGATCGTAAAAAAGGAGGCTATTTTTAA